One Ooceraea biroi isolate clonal line C1 chromosome 6, Obir_v5.4, whole genome shotgun sequence genomic window carries:
- the LOC105276923 gene encoding uncharacterized protein LOC105276923 isoform X1, translated as MALRTLREFADNENVVDRACGDGHRPCWTNRHPATCAVTLNASSNATCRPWGMRSSADVERVAAISRDSETNSRNRTNPDDGRILYVASSRIEPHEIEWARLDSVDGEICKFVNGELTAATTRNNPKRCYKTSISSGYSSHSSPLSTGSYSCYASASTRDPSWYGDLAVIHETETIPRPIWPSALYHHAEDCNIDYEDIYTCHACGCTYGYSSPTTRAPAREVLLELSRTLNSVIDGDAVVTLEDILRDISRIVPLGTGLRNDNVYECSSWTFSDKNLPMSPNYYVKNVPPGAAPVDPKLYVAPRYFYGYNSVRSVPLLESGARKQRCEKASRENDSSPTEGKACDTIDPHVRKCLHGGRRDENNYTKQSFRPTEDSKRSKRCRNGRISSESIYPMQSEGSDIGSSSEGTTASLSGTDWNCRSTIRGLGEAPDFTLDVTRAEHLGRTIARAKRKRQCCRILTTLFGLVFFILSVVVVSLSVTRGRKVFGSM; from the exons ATGGCTCTCAGGACATTGCGGGAGTTCGCCGACAATGAAAACGTGGTTGACCGAGCATGCGGCGATGGTCACCGGCCTTGTTGGACGAACCGACATCCCGCGACCTGTGCAGTAACGCTGAACGCGTCATCGAATGCCACGTGCCGTCCATGGGGGATGCGTTCGAGCGCCGACGTAGAGAGGGTCGCGGCGATCTCGCGCGATTCCGAGACTAACTCGAGGAATCGGACCAATCCCGACGACGGGCGTATTTTATACGTCGCATCGTCCAGAATCGAGCCGCATGAGATTGAATG GGCAAGATTGGACTCGGTGGATGGTGAAATTTGTAAATTCGTGAACGGCGAGTTGACGGCTGCTACGACGCGAAATAATCCAAAAAGATGTTACAAAACATCGATCAGCTCCGGTTACTCAAGCCACTCTTCGCCGTTGTCGACCGGTTCGTATTCGTGTTACGCGTCAGCGTCTACGAGAGATCCATCGTGGTACGGTGATCTAGCAGTGATTCATGAGACTGAGACGATACCGCGGCCAATCTGGCCTTCCGCCCTGTATCATCACGCTGAAGATTGTAACATCGATTACGAAG ACATCTACACATGTCACGCTTGTGGTTGCACGTATGGCTATTCGTCGCCGACGACAAGAGCACCGGCGCGTGAGGTGCTGCTCGAATTATCCCGAACCCTTAATTCTGTGATAGATGGTGATGCTGTTGTAACACTGGAGGATATTCTACGTGATATCTCGCGCATTGTTCCTTTAGGAACCGGCCTGAGAAATGATAATGTGTACGAATGCTCCTCCTGGACGTTCAGTGACAAGAATCTCCCGATGTCGCCAAATTATTACGTCAAGAACGTGCCACCGGGAGCGGCTCCGGTGGATCCGAAACTCTATGTTGCTCCTCGCTATTTCTACGGATATAACTCTGTACGGTCAGTGCCATTGCTTGAGAGCGGCGCGAGGAAACAGAGATGCGAAAAGGCTAGCAGGGAAAATGACTCATCTCCTACGGAAGGAAAGGCTTGCGATACAATCGATCCTCACGTCCGCAAGTGCCTTCATGGAGGAAGGCGTGACGAAAATAACTACACGAAACAATCGTTTAGGCCTACCGAGGATTCGAAGCGATCGAAACGATGCCGGAACGGTCGCATTTCGAGCGAATCGATATATCCGATG CAGTCAGAGGGCAGCGATATCGGTTCGTCCAGCGAGGGAACGACCGCGTCGTTGAGCGGGACCGATTGGAATTGTCGTTCGACGATTCGAGGTTTGGGGGAGGCTCCTGATTTCACGCTCGATGTGACGCGTGCCGAACATTTGGGCCGGACGATCGCGAGAGCGAAGCGAAAACGACAATGCTGTCGAATTCTGACTACCCTCTTCGGACTagtcttttttatattaagcgtCGTCGTTGTTTCATTATCTGTGACAAGGGGTCGCAAGGTGTTTGGAAGCATGTAG
- the LOC105276923 gene encoding uncharacterized protein LOC105276923 isoform X2 yields MALRTLREFADNENVVDRACGDGHRPCWTNRHPATCAVTLNASSNATCRPWGMRSSADVERVAAISRDSETNSRNRTNPDDGRILYVASSRIEPHEIEWARLDSVDGEICKFVNGELTAATTRNNPKRCYKTSISSGYSSHSSPLSTGSYSCYASASTRDPSWYGDLAVIHETETIPRPIWPSALYHHAEDCNIDYEDIYTCHACGCTYGYSSPTTRAPAREVLLELSRTLNSVIDGDAVVTLEDILRDISRIVPLGTGLRNDNVYECSSWTFSDKNLPMSPNYYVKNVPPGAAPVDPKLYVAPRYFYGYNSVRSVPLLESGARKQRCEKASRENDSSPTEGKACDTIDPHVRKCLHGGRRDENNYTKQSFRPTEDSKRSKRCRNGRISSESIYPMSEGSDIGSSSEGTTASLSGTDWNCRSTIRGLGEAPDFTLDVTRAEHLGRTIARAKRKRQCCRILTTLFGLVFFILSVVVVSLSVTRGRKVFGSM; encoded by the exons ATGGCTCTCAGGACATTGCGGGAGTTCGCCGACAATGAAAACGTGGTTGACCGAGCATGCGGCGATGGTCACCGGCCTTGTTGGACGAACCGACATCCCGCGACCTGTGCAGTAACGCTGAACGCGTCATCGAATGCCACGTGCCGTCCATGGGGGATGCGTTCGAGCGCCGACGTAGAGAGGGTCGCGGCGATCTCGCGCGATTCCGAGACTAACTCGAGGAATCGGACCAATCCCGACGACGGGCGTATTTTATACGTCGCATCGTCCAGAATCGAGCCGCATGAGATTGAATG GGCAAGATTGGACTCGGTGGATGGTGAAATTTGTAAATTCGTGAACGGCGAGTTGACGGCTGCTACGACGCGAAATAATCCAAAAAGATGTTACAAAACATCGATCAGCTCCGGTTACTCAAGCCACTCTTCGCCGTTGTCGACCGGTTCGTATTCGTGTTACGCGTCAGCGTCTACGAGAGATCCATCGTGGTACGGTGATCTAGCAGTGATTCATGAGACTGAGACGATACCGCGGCCAATCTGGCCTTCCGCCCTGTATCATCACGCTGAAGATTGTAACATCGATTACGAAG ACATCTACACATGTCACGCTTGTGGTTGCACGTATGGCTATTCGTCGCCGACGACAAGAGCACCGGCGCGTGAGGTGCTGCTCGAATTATCCCGAACCCTTAATTCTGTGATAGATGGTGATGCTGTTGTAACACTGGAGGATATTCTACGTGATATCTCGCGCATTGTTCCTTTAGGAACCGGCCTGAGAAATGATAATGTGTACGAATGCTCCTCCTGGACGTTCAGTGACAAGAATCTCCCGATGTCGCCAAATTATTACGTCAAGAACGTGCCACCGGGAGCGGCTCCGGTGGATCCGAAACTCTATGTTGCTCCTCGCTATTTCTACGGATATAACTCTGTACGGTCAGTGCCATTGCTTGAGAGCGGCGCGAGGAAACAGAGATGCGAAAAGGCTAGCAGGGAAAATGACTCATCTCCTACGGAAGGAAAGGCTTGCGATACAATCGATCCTCACGTCCGCAAGTGCCTTCATGGAGGAAGGCGTGACGAAAATAACTACACGAAACAATCGTTTAGGCCTACCGAGGATTCGAAGCGATCGAAACGATGCCGGAACGGTCGCATTTCGAGCGAATCGATATATCCGATG TCAGAGGGCAGCGATATCGGTTCGTCCAGCGAGGGAACGACCGCGTCGTTGAGCGGGACCGATTGGAATTGTCGTTCGACGATTCGAGGTTTGGGGGAGGCTCCTGATTTCACGCTCGATGTGACGCGTGCCGAACATTTGGGCCGGACGATCGCGAGAGCGAAGCGAAAACGACAATGCTGTCGAATTCTGACTACCCTCTTCGGACTagtcttttttatattaagcgtCGTCGTTGTTTCATTATCTGTGACAAGGGGTCGCAAGGTGTTTGGAAGCATGTAG
- the LOC105276929 gene encoding 46 kDa FK506-binding nuclear protein encodes MFWALILEPHKRYSQCVKNAFHVSMASLDLAMSGDSPVQVMVNYNNKNFLLCTLNKSSTWQVPLDLNFEKETSVTFLCNGRGHVHLTGYMLPHDDWTDSEASEVEEEQDIDTNVEKHSKRKAEELKETKNTKKAKQTEKMFNNKSNNQDMDDSMDEDDTLEDSQDENLYHYFKESLNSDEDEDESKDDEDDDDENEDEDESEDEEEDDEDEDESEDEDEDTDEDVQQGQKQKHKQKIVQKSVKNHLEATKSQQSATNQKKNQQQNQKQNQQQNQKKNQQPNQKQNQQQNQQKKQDKQKLVNGKDEVAKQEQSKKQKKAQNEVKKRTIEGGVQVEDVKLGSGIPARHGKMVSVYYVGRCKIGKDDKKIDACMQGSGFKFRLGKGDVIKGWDIGIVGMKVGGKRRLVIPPNMAYGAKGSPPTIPSNSTLTFDIELKNVD; translated from the exons ATGTTTTGGG CACTGATATTGGAACCGCACAAGCGTTACTCGCAATGTGTGAAAAATGCGTTCCACGTGTCCATGGCGAGTTTAGATCTCGCGATGTCCG GTGATAGCCCAGTACAAGTAAtggtaaattataataacaaaaatttccTGCTTTGTACTTTGAACAAGAGTTCGACATGGCAAGTTCCACTTGACTTAAATTTTGAGAAAGAAACTTCTGTAACGTTTTTGTGTAATGGTCGAGGTCATGTACATTTAACTGGATATATGCTTCCACACGATGATTGGACTGATTCTGAGGCTTCTGAAGTAGAAGAAGAGCAAGATATAGATACAAATGTTGAAAAACATTCTAAGAGAAAAgctgaagaattaaaagaaacaaaaaatacaaaaaaggcAAAACAAaccgaaaaaatgtttaacaatAAAAGCAATAATCAGGATATGGATGATAGCATGGATGAGGATGATACCTTGGAAGATAGTCAGGACGAAAACCTGTATCATTACTTCAAAGAAAGCTTGAATAGTGACGAAGATGAAGATGAAAGTAAAGATGATgaagatgatgacgatgaGAATGAAGACGAGGATGAAAGTGAGGATGAAGAGGAAGATGACGAAGATGAGGATGAGAGTGAGGATGAAGACGAAGATACGGATGAGGACGTACAGCAAGGACAAAAACAGAAACATAAACAGAagattgtacaaaaatcagtCAAAAATCACTTAGAAGCCACAAAATCTCAACAATCTGCAACCAATCAGAAAAAGAACCAACAGCAAAATCAGAAACAAAACCAACAACAAAACCAGAAGAAAAACCAACAACCGAATCAGAAACAAAACCAGCAACAAAATCAGCAAAAGAAGCAGGATAAGCAAAAACTAGTAAATGGAAAAGACGAAGTGGCAAAGCAAGAACAAtcgaaaaaacaaaagaaagctCAAAATGAGGTAAAAAAGAGAACCATAGAAGGTGGTGTGCAAGTTGAGGACGTTAAACTCGGCAGTGGTATACCTGCACGACATGGTAAAATGGTCTCGGTTTATTACGTGGGTCGTTGCAAGATTGGAAAGGATGACAAGAAAATTGACGCGTGTATGCAGGGCAGTGGTTTCAAGTTTCGACTTGGTAAAGGAGACGTTATCAAAGGATGGGACATAGGAATTGTTGGAATGAAAGTCGGTGGGAAACGTCGTCTTGTCATACCACCTAATATGGC ATACGGAGCTAAAGGGTCTCCTCCTACAATTCCTAGTAATAGCACACTTACATTCGACATTGAACTTAAAAACGTTGATTAA